The following coding sequences are from one Gemmatimonadota bacterium window:
- a CDS encoding trypsin-like peptidase domain-containing protein produces the protein MSLRAFLLTAFLLAVACQGERGPVGPAGVQGPPGPQGISGPQGIAGSQGEPGIQGEPGIQGEPGIQGDPGIPGPQGERGETGPPGSPGPAGPQGDPGEQGEQGEQGEQGPVGPQGETLNWAGVIEEGNLYDAIYAVGIMMNDGNRVLGTAFRAYYTDRLWTAAHVADRIDELLSDPRLRSRNPRPFATRTGTLVGESETYTWNRYFTHPDYDGTLESPDVALIVLGEELPHALPAFLPRDLAGGLRIGQPLGSLGFPGYSPLQNDVLPLATFREGTLSSLRPFYDAAFDRDPQNTGRVVHYNMALTGGTSGSPVFDHHGYIVAVQYAGITIEIADDEVVIGRIDTHEDYGIHVQAVWEFIDWLDQADRTATIAESSSSWFDDVSGLQLDAARYYRPDLILSQ, from the coding sequence GTGTCGCTTAGAGCGTTTTTGTTGACGGCGTTTCTGCTGGCCGTTGCATGTCAGGGCGAACGGGGTCCGGTCGGTCCGGCGGGCGTCCAGGGTCCACCGGGGCCTCAAGGCATTTCGGGTCCGCAGGGGATCGCGGGATCCCAGGGCGAACCAGGCATCCAGGGCGAACCAGGCATCCAGGGCGAACCAGGCATCCAGGGCGACCCGGGTATTCCCGGTCCCCAGGGAGAACGCGGCGAAACGGGTCCACCGGGCAGTCCGGGCCCGGCCGGACCGCAGGGCGATCCTGGCGAACAGGGCGAACAGGGCGAACAGGGCGAACAGGGTCCCGTCGGCCCGCAGGGGGAGACGCTCAACTGGGCGGGCGTGATCGAAGAGGGTAACCTCTACGACGCGATTTATGCCGTCGGCATCATGATGAACGACGGCAACAGGGTGCTCGGAACCGCCTTCCGCGCGTACTACACGGACCGGCTGTGGACCGCCGCGCACGTGGCTGATCGGATCGACGAGCTGCTGTCCGACCCCAGGCTGCGCAGTCGCAATCCAAGGCCCTTCGCCACCAGGACCGGTACGCTGGTCGGCGAAAGCGAAACCTACACGTGGAATCGGTACTTCACCCACCCGGATTACGACGGTACGCTCGAATCGCCCGACGTGGCGTTGATCGTCCTCGGAGAAGAACTGCCCCATGCACTCCCCGCGTTTCTGCCGAGGGATCTGGCCGGAGGATTGCGTATCGGCCAGCCTCTGGGATCACTCGGCTTTCCGGGCTATTCCCCCTTGCAGAATGACGTACTGCCGCTGGCAACCTTCCGGGAAGGCACCCTCAGTTCGCTCCGGCCCTTCTACGATGCCGCGTTTGACCGAGATCCTCAAAACACCGGCCGTGTCGTTCATTACAACATGGCGTTGACCGGTGGGACGAGCGGCAGTCCGGTATTCGACCACCATGGCTACATCGTGGCCGTGCAATACGCGGGGATTACGATAGAGATAGCGGACGACGAAGTGGTCATCGGAAGGATCGACACGCACGAAGACTATGGAATCCACGTTCAGGCCGTGTGGGAATTCATCGACTGGTTGGATCAGGCGGACCGGACCGCGACCATCGCGGAAAGTAGTTCATCATGGTTTGACGATGTTTCCGGACTGCAGCTGGACGCTGCCAGATACTACCGTCCGGACCTGATACTTTCGCAATGA